The Triticum aestivum cultivar Chinese Spring chromosome 4B, IWGSC CS RefSeq v2.1, whole genome shotgun sequence sequence acccttacaacattataacataagaaattttgagcagaagataatcaactacaccaagttatcatttctcattcaaaaaacaatgcacttgtggacatatGATGGCTCTAGTTGAATTTATTAGTAGCACTAGTCGTCAAAAATGTTGACTTTAGTTGAATTTCATATAATAACTATTTTAACTTTTTTCGgtcagcaaactaggcaactagctagcaggataaaaacattcaactaaagaaaagaaagaaactgcaaaacatggcggaaccctaaataagaaagtataaaaacatgtctttttcttcttctcttcttcctttttcctctttttccttttcttcttcttcctcttcttccttttcttcttcttcttcttcttcttcttcttcttcttcttcttcttcttcttcttctttttctcctcgtcctcttcttcttcctttccctttccctcttcttcttcctttccctcttcttcttcctttcccttttttctttttccttttttccttcttcttttctaaTATGTAGACTATCTAAAACTATTTATTATCTAAAACTATATCTAATAtctaaaacagaaacagaaaaaaaagaaaaaaagaaaagggggtGTGGAAGTGGAAGAGGGGGCTCACCGTGGGGAGGTGGAAGAGGTTGGTCGGCGACAGGGAGGGGCGGTGACGGGGCGGGAGGGGGCGGCAGCGGGGCGGCAGGACGgcggggaggggcggcgacgggcaTAGGGGACAGGGAGGCGGCGGCAGGCtggtgggtgtgtgagagagagagagagagcaggcgtTCACGACGGGGGGAGGTTAGCAATTCAATGCCGTGCCCGGGTGGGCCCCCctaccctctttgccgtcagcctagcggacgacaaagaattgtttgcgtcagccagcggacggcaaagaactgactAGCCACAACCTTATGTCTGTGGGCCCACAAggttctttgccgtcggccagctgacggcaaagtactGGCTGATGGCAAAATAACCTGTGCCATCAGCTATTTCTTTGTCGTCGGCTTTGGAGAAACtaacgacaaagaagctctttgtcgttagctagctgacgacaaagaagttGCAGACGAGAAAGAAGTGGATTCTAGTAAgtggttataggatcgattgcagtactatcaaggagggctctcgatgagtagcttggttgtatcattcgtagagagctcaaaccattgcatccttgcatcatctttcttggttctttattggttatctttgtgagtcttagagcttatggtcatcttgatgacaagctcgagttctttGAAAACCGATTTCTTATGCATCTTCTTTTGTGTTTCCGGTGTTGGAGTTTTTACCGATCTTAattgagaaagggttctcaccattttattttgggtattttctcTATTACTACTTCTTGATATTTATATCAAGATTGTGTTTGCTCTTGtctttagctttccaacaaacttgatttcgtcaAATTCGGAGCttgtatgcgaaagttgtggctgttttgatcttatgtgttttacatagagaggttgtaccgccccttagagcggttgtaccggttgaccggtacaaccggtgtttggagcggttgtaccgctccagaattggtctgAAGGTTGTACCGgacatgtaccgctctaccaccggactagtttctgttttggagcagttcttgggcggttgttgaccAGTTGTACCGGTTAGTTTAgtttaaccggtactaccggttccccGGGCTGTTGTACCACTTAGGCCTTTTTCCTACAGGTTGGTTTTTCCTCTACTTTGACCGGTTGTACTGGTTcgtgcaccggttgtaccggtcttaCAGTTTTCTGCACATAACAGGAAGATTCTTGgggacctataaaagggggtcttcttccccattgaaccttatcctttgagctcgtgttcttcccccattgtggaccttcttcgagcttgctatctctcagtCCCTCCATGGATTATTGCTAGTTtttggggaaaagagagaggagatctagatccacatttccaccaatcactttctcctctatgtgaggggaaccccttggatctagatcttggagttcttggtgttttcctttttgttctttctctcattttcctccctagcattagttgctttggtgggatttgggagagaaggacttgagcactccgtgtgcccttgccattgcatttggtgcataggttttgagttctccacggtgatacgtgaaagttacaagttgagaagcttattactcttcggtgcttggtacccttgagcttgttcctcttgggtgcttgggcaccctagacggttggtggtgttcggagctcaatcattgtggtgtaaagcttcgggaaagcgtcggggtcttcaattaggttgtggagatcgccccaagcattttgacgggttccggtgaccgcccccaagggttgccaaagtgtacgggtttggtgaccgcccccaaggattgctatttgtacgggttcggtgaccgccctcaagggtcccttagtggaatcacggcatcttgcattgtgcaagggtgtgaggagattatggtgCCCCTAGTGGCTTCTCGGGGAGCatttgcctccacaccgctccaaacggagattagtaTCCGCAatggtgtgaacttcgggatacatcatcgtctccgcgtgcctcagttatctcttacccgagcccttatgcactttactttgtgatagccatattgtttcttgtcatatatcttgctatcacctagtagtttatcttgcttagcataagttgttggtgcacataggtgagcctggTTGTTGTAGGTTtcgtgcttgacaaattaaccgctaggtttatttccgaaattgttcaagcctaaaccataattattttaaagcgcctattcaacccccccccccccccccccgccctttaggcgacatccacgatctttcaagacTGCAACTGCACTATGTAACACATACACACAACTGCAGAGGTACAGAGTGTCTGCAGCTTAGAATGGAGGGGTAGTGAATATTTGTGTGCATTTTCATTTATATGCCATTGATGACGGAGGGCAGTGACAATGGTGTCTCCGTTTTTCTTTTTAGGGATTGCCAAAACACAATCGATTGAGTTTAAAACATAACCGCAATGTGCTTTTAAAGTGTCTTTGTTGCAGTTAGTGAGGACGTAGGGCGAGTTGCATACCCCTGGATTGCAACTACATGTGGATATGTCGACTGCAACTGCAAGCGGTGCAACACGCCCCGCAACAAGAGAGAGCGAGGAAGCCGCATGTCCACATAATGAGCTGCAACTGAATGTGACATGTCGACTGCAACTACACTCCATAATACACATGCACTAAAGGGGAAAGTGAGACAGAGAGGAGTTCGACGAGGCGTGTGTTTCATTTTTTATCTTTTTTCCTTTCATGTTATTTACTTTATATATTTGCTACTTTGTTTCAACCCTAGTTACTTGTTTTTCGACACCGTGCTAATCCTTACAAATATCAAAACAGTTAATCTATACAAGATCCGTGACAATTTGTGTGTGACTGAATCACTCGCGCCAACACTTCTGCTTTTCATGGAGACCAATACTATTTTAGAATATTTACACGAAGGCGCTACATAAACTTGTGTGTCTTGCATACCATCAATGCCATAATTAACAAACCAGATAAACTACGCCACGACTCGATGCATGGCTATATAGTGTATATATGAGTGTGAATTGCTAGTATTGATCGTAAATTATTAGTTATTTTAGCAATATACTGCGTCTTGATTTGACTTGTCAAGCCTGCCGGTTTTTTTTGAAGAGCTTGTCGAGCCTGCCTAGGGGCATGGGCTCAGCTCATTGGACCTTCAAGCCCGAGCCACGTCTTGCAGAGCTTTGAGCTTGGGCAAGCCCAAGGCTTGCCTTTAGACAGAAGCTGGGAGTCGGCTGACCCAGTAGCCATGTGATCTCACCATGCTGACGTCACAGTCATTTGTTCacttttttaattttattttgaaaaatattaGATACATGTATTGTGAAAAACCAATTTAATTTTATCTTTTAAATTGTTTGCCGCACATTAAAAATAAGTTCATGCAGTGTAAAAAATGGTAGATCAACTTTTAGAAAACGTGTGTACATTAAAAAAATGTACGCGCCATTCAAAAATCTTCACTTTTTTCCAAAAAAACGTAGGTGAAACTtttgaaactttttatactatgtaAAAATATGTTCATGTAATTCAAAAAATGTTGCTTCGTCCCATTCAAAAAAAAGCATGTTACATTTTTAAAAAGGTTCAcgtgtttcaaaaacatgtttctgacacataaaaatatatttatacaaataaaaaaatgtttgtataGCTTAAAAATTGTGTGTATCATTAAAAGAAGTTTCAACATATATTTGAAAAGTGTTTAACACTTATTTTAGATGTATTAGACATATACAAAAAATGTTTCAGATGTATAAGAAATTTTTACAATTTGTAGGAAAAATTATATATCAAAACATATATCTTAAGAAATATTaataatgtatttgaaaaatacTAAACTTTTATAAAAAATCCTGGTGCATACAGAAAATATACAATATGTATAAAATATTAGACATGTGTCGTAAAAAGGAAAAAGCCTAAAGAAACCGgtgaaaatgaaagaaagaaactaagaaaacagaaaaaaggaaataaaataaagaggaaaaATGGGAGAACACCCAAAGAAAAGCGATGCAAAGCAGtagaaaaaagataaaaaaaaatcCCAAAATAACTCGCGTGCAACTATGGTATTGAACTGGCCTAGTATCACTGCACTATAAGCGTTTTTTTAAGGTAAAACAACACTACTTTATTCAAACTTCAATGTTTCAGGGAATAGGAAATGAGCTGGAGGCCTCAAAAAGCCAAACATAGCGTCCTGCTCCATTGTACTAGTTGGCGAGTAGCTCCCCTAGGTACTCGATGGGGTTCCCGCGTTGTTCATGAGGAAAAGTGCACCGGTGAAACTCTACAGCTTGATCTTTCGTCTCCTTTAGAATCATGCAAACAGGCTCCATGATGGATAGATCCATGCAGCTCATTAATGACTCTCAAACAAAAGAATGTTTTTTTTAGAATTCTCAATCAGTCGAATGTGATAGTGATAAAAATAGTATTCACATGGAGGTCCTCAACCAGAGATACCGCCCCCTGCATGCCAACGTCTCGAGCATCACTAAATCCGTAACACCCTCAAACACCACTGCAGAAGCACCAAATAATGGTCTTTGATCATCTCGACACTTCCACCGCACCTCGGTTGGCCTGCTTAGCAATCGCGTCGTCCACATTTAGCTTCGCCATTCCCAATCTTGGCGTTTCCCACTTAGTAACTGCCCGAACATGCCCTTGCCTGCCCCATGTTTCCCTCGCCGTTCTTCCATATGATCCCAACTCCTCAAGATGACAACGGGCGAGAAATAATAGCATTTGCGTTGAGCTTGGGCTCATCTCTCGTTGGCTCACTGGCCTTAATGGGCCGTATCGTCGTCAGCCCGACTGCTCCCGGGGCCACTACTGATAGCGGCCCGCTTCAGCCTGGGCTGCcaggtacaacaacaacaaccgtgCGCCGTGCGTGCCCAAGACTCCCCGCCGTCTGCCGCACAGCACGCCCtacgcgccgccaccgcccgcctgCCTCCCCAGGCCATGTCATGACGGCGGTCCGACGGTGCAccgacctctcctctctcccctcccCCGCTCCCCTCCTCTCCCGCCTCAGCTCCGCGGCCTCGCGTCTCCTCCAGGTCAGTCGccacgccgcctcctccctcgtacccgtctggcatttcgtcgagcacctcgCCGGCGGCGCACTTAAGCAGTTTTTTGCTCTGTCTCTAACCCATCCATCGCCCTGCTACCTTCAGATCAGGAAGTACGGCTCGAGGAAGGAAGACGGCGGCGGTCTGCGGAAGGGGCGGTCCAGCTCCGCTTCAAGGCCAGGTGATGACTCCATCACTGGAGTAGATGCTTCATGCTTCCATGTCTAAATCATATCTATGCAGCTCGCCTTCCGCAGCTGCACGGGTAGCTTGTTCTCGTTTAGCGCCTGTACTTGTTATTATCACATTCTCTCTGCACTGGTTTTTGGTGTATGGGAAGCACCCAGTTGTTTGTTTCGAGTAAAGAAGTTGAAGTAAATCCTGACAAACAAATGTAAATCATGTCTATGCAAATCGGCCTCATCAACTGTCATTCGTGTGCAGGATTCATCGATCCTTCATCGTGGAAACATTTTGACTCGAGAACCGTTGGAATCCCCGTGGGCGCTATACCTCGCAATTGTATGGCTGTTCTACAAATGCTGAAACGAAAAGGTGCATAGAAGTCACTTGGTTATTCGTCCCCGTTTCAATGCTAAGAGCTTTGGCACCACATTCATGTCATGCTTTTGCTTCTTAACACACCTCTGCGCTAAAGCATAAACCACGGAATATAAGAATGTATGCGGTGCTCAAGGACAGAGTTGTTTTACAGGATTTGAAGCTTATCTTGTTGGGGGATGTGTGAGAGATTTGCTACTCAAAAGGGCGCCTAAAGATTTTGATGTGATCACCACTGCAAGTCTCAAAGAGGTTTCAGCTCATTCAAGATCACACATGTTTCTCTTTTCCAAAAATAATGATACCATTGTCCCATTGACGTGCTTCTGATTCTTTTCAGATTAAAAAACATGTTTTCCCACGTTGTTTCATCGTTGGCAAACGCTTTCCAATATGCCTTGTTAGATGGCGTGGTTCATTATTTGAGGTTTGTTATTCATAGGAACATTGGCATTGTGGATACTGGTTCTTAGAGCACTGTTGTCTAACACTCGTTTGCTTATGTTGTCTTTTATTCTTACAGGTTTCAAGCTTCAAAACAAATACGACTCAAGTGAAAGGAAATGAAAATGTAAACTGCTCAGAAGAGACAGATGGCCATGATGAGGTGGATATTCTTCGCTGGAAGGATTCATTGAGAAGAGACTTTACAGTAAACAGGTAATATGTTCTGTAGGAAGTCTTGTCCTTCAAATGCTCATCAAATGCAGTTTTTGTGAAATATCATTGGAGCTAAATTAATGCTTGTATGGCAGCCTATTCTTTAATCCATTCAATCACAGAGTTTATGATTATGTGAATGGAGTAAAGGATCTAAGAAAAAACAAGGTAATATTGAGTGAGAGTCTTCTCAGGCAGATTCAACCATGCCCTTGTCTACTTACCCTTTTCCTTCTGCTTAACTCCTTAAATCATCAATCAGGTGTGTACAGTGATTCCTGCCCATGTTTCTTTCAAGGAGGATCCTGGTAGGTGTTCAAGAATGTCCTTGATTTGTATCATCATTATCTATCCAAGACAAATTTTGATTCTAATTTTCTTTCAGCCAGAATTTTGCGTGGCTTGAGAGTTGCTGCTCGACTTGGCTTTCAGTTTTCCAGCGAAACTTCTACTGCAATACGTGATCTTTCTCCATCCATCATAAATATCGACAAGGTTTATCTCCTTGAAAGCGATGTGCAAACATATATGTTTTCTCGTGTATTTTCTCTTTACGTTGATGACCTCATTTATTCTGCAGACAAGGTTggctatggaaatgaaatatatgcTATCTTATGGGGCGGCAGAGTCTTCGATTAGATTACTTAGAAAATATGGACTTCTCGATATTTTGCTGCCTTTTCAGGTAAGTTGAGCAATGCGGTCTTGTTACTAGAGAAGTAGATTTCTGGTCGTGACCACTTCTCTTTCAGCTTACTCATTATTGAATGCTCTTTGAATTTTAGGCAGCATATTTGTCAGATCAGTTAAAGGGCAAATCTAGTGACAGAGGGTTGATGCTCATGGTGAGTAACTATGAAATGTGCCATGTTGTGTGGAAAGTTGGATTCTAAATATACTGCAAAATTTAAGCGCACACTTAACTCTAGTTTTGCTATTAGTGTGGGTACATATTCATAGCTGTCAAAATGATGGGTCTGGCTTCGTTGTCCTGAGGTATTCCTCACCTTGGCAAAAGATGCTTCCATCAACACTCTATATTAGGTCTCTAGTCATCTGCAGTTACAGGCTTGTGGGGCTATCAACTGGGTTTACTTTTTAATTAGATTGACTTATTGTACATCCCCAGTTTCTTTATTGCTGGGTTATTTGGTGAAAAGAACTGTTTTCCTGTTCGCACGGCCGCACGTCATGGCACTGGCAGAGTTTTGCCAATAACTAGATGATACTTATCATGTTGCTTATTTCTGATGCTTCCTAAGTTGGTATTATATTTCAGCAGTACTTGATTCCCTTTTCGAAGTGCTGTTGCCATGTGGTTGTCCTTCCCGTTAGTTCATGTGAAATTTGGATTTTAAGATTATGGCTTAACATGTTGTCTATTGCTGTTGATTTCACCTGTGCAGAATCTATTGGCTAATCTTGACAAGTTTTTCTCCGCTGACCGTCCATGCCACTGCTCTTTGTGGTAAGAGTCCTTGAGTGCTGAAGTGCTTGTCTcagtttattactccctccgttcctaaatatttgtctttctagacatttcaaatgactactacatacggatgtatgtagacatattttagagtgtagattcattcattttgctccgtatgtagtcacttattgaaatgcctagaaagacaagtatttaggaacggagggagtagtttattaaGCACCCTAGTATTTTGGATTGAACTTTGACCATCTAAATATAACTCACAACATATGATCTAtatgctacaaaaagtattccatTAGATTTGTATTGAAAAGAAGATACCATATGATTTTTGTGACATCTATCCATATTTTATTAGTTAACTTTATGGTCAAAGTTCGACAATAAATACATGGAGggccaataaacccggacagaggagTAGTTTTCACTTTTCAGTCTGGATGAGTAGAGAAAGCAAAGTGCATCTTCTTAGATTTACTTATGCCAGCCTGGAAACGTACGTACTTCACGTAGTATCTGCATATATCTGCATACTACTCCGTACCACTGTCAGTGTGCATTTATGTAATCCTCTTTTGTGCCTATACTAGCACCTATTATTCTAAGTAGGCAAACtgttttttctgtttctttatttGACAACGAGTAGCATTTCTTGACCCAATTTTCAGTCCTCGGTATGAATATTCTTTGTCACTCATGCTCCGGATATTTCATTCACTTGATATTATTTAACAGGCTAGCACTGTTGGCATTTCACAATGCATTGATAAATTCTCCACAAGATGCCCAGGTAATCAAGGCTTTTGCTGCACTGATGCATTTTGGAACATGGGACAGCGCCATCGAGTTCCTGAACGAAGATGTTGGAGCACCAGTTACATATGTCCCAGAAGCTTTTGGGCCTTCTGGGGCCAAAGTGGATAATCTTATGGAACGGACATCACATCTAGCGTCACTAGTGAAATCTTCGGTTGATACGTTGACATGTTTAAATACTCTCAAACAATCAGTGGTCAGATATCCGGGGGCATCACAATTTTCAGGACTTGTAAGTACCGCTTTAGCATATCGTAATTCCCAACCGTGCATCTTCACACCAGCAGTTCTTACATTTTTATTGAATTTTCTGTTTTCCTGTTCTGGGAGCAACTTAAGTTATTTTCCTGTTTCCAGGCTGAATCAGCAGTGCGTTTTGTGAAGCGCTTTTTAATTGCATCTTTAATCTTTAAATAGTTTTTTAGATTGTTTCTATGCTCTCAAATATTGGTATCAGTTTATTATCACTTCCACACGTTTCTGTTTTACTgggcaaatagaaaaagaaaacagtgGTTGGGGCTCTTATTGATGTCACTTGAATCAATATTGCCTAGCCATTTAAGTTAGCACACAATACACTGATGAATCACTGCCAATTTTAACAAGAGAATATGCACGGATGTAGCAGAACAGTCGCTATATAGTTTAGTTAAATTGCTAATTGCCTCGTATATTTGTTCTCAAGTCAGTCGATAATCATCATGCATACTAAGATTTCTCGTGGGTCTGTTCCCAGGTTTTTGTATCAGTCAGGGAGAAGGGCAGAGTGTTGGGGATATTTAACGGCCTTGATTCTGACCTAACTTCATATGACGAGAGAAGAGGGATGCATGGGATTGACTATAAGTTGCTGGAAGACGGAGTTACTGCCGAGGTCCGATTTGTTCTCGGAAAAGTGATCATGGACACCATGAGTGCTGAGTCACCGTGTGCATCCACCGATGATGCTGCTGCTTTGCCAAGGCCAGCGGCGGATGTTACTGATGCAAACCATTGTCTACTGTCCACGTTATTTCATAGTGGTGAATCGGACTGAAGTAGCAACACCCCATCTGTTTTAATCAATGTTGGTAAGCACATTGAAGCCCTCAGATTTGATGGCGTGAAGTTCAGGATGGCCAATACGAACACAATGCTAAGATTATGTCGGTCACTGAACTTACCTTGGGAGGATGCCCTCCTGGTTGTGCAGAAGATCAAGCGTAGGCTGTAGACAAGATACATGTAAGGTTTATCTTGTTCAATTTCTTCCGTTTACTAGGCATGTAAGTGACGTGAGCTAGAGTTAGAGTGCTGTCAGCATGTGGTTGCATTTGCAAAAAATCAATAAGAAAGTGAGCTGGGCTTAGGGAAAATGGAGCTCTCCGTTTTTATCAATTGCTTCTATGTTCATGCAAAAAATGAAAGGAGAGGCAATCTACTGCTTCAATTGTGATGATTGTTGTGTTCTTAGGGCAAATTATGCTTCTCAGCGAAGtaaaatgctactccctccgtttcgaatcATAAGATGTTCTAACTATTTTCTGAATCAGATTTATATAGACGCTTTTTAGTGTGTTTGTCCAATTTGAAGTGTCCAAAACATCTTCAATTGCGGGGAATTCCATTGGTTACTTTTGCCTAAGATACGTTTCGACTATTTGCATGGATTTTAATAAACAGATAAAGGGTAAATGTTGAAGAGGTGCAGGTAATAAATAGGAGGAAAAAAGAGAAGACAAGAAAACCGAAAATATCAAGTACCTAAACTGTTTAGATAAGAAAGCTTAGGATGGCACTTCAACAATTTAGTTCCTGCGATAGTTTTGGACGTGCAAATTCCGTTTCAATAAATTTGGTAATATTATCTGGTGAACGTCAGCTGGGAAAGGGGTGGCAAGCGAACATCTTTTTCTACAGTTTTAGTTGAAAAGCGAGATCAAACTGTGTCAGTCCTAGAAAGAAAATGCCCTTCTCTAGAAAAACTGTCATGCTGTTCGGAAGAAACTGCCACCCCTCATACAACTAAAACTACCATCAAGATGTTCACAAATGCCAACTCCTCCCAGCGAACGTTCGCTGGCCAAGAGGGTCCATAAATTTACGGAATGATAAATTTCgaacgtttggattttaagcatgtcaCACCAAACGTTTTTTTTATGACAACTTTAGTTGAAGCGAGGTTGACAAACGTAGCAATTTTTGACAAAAAATAAACTAGGACAAAATTTATTATGGCCCTCCCCGGAGGCTGCGAAAATACATATACGTGTATGCGGATTCCGTATTCTAGCCTCGAAGGCGGAAGTTCTCGAAGACGTAAACCTGCCAGCTCCCTCCCCAACCCCTGGAAACGCTCTGGTAGTCTCCGCCGCGGGAGAGGCGGAGATGGAGAACGCGGTGGTGCTCCGGGAGTGGTTCGACCGCGTCGACGCCGCCGGCACCGGCAACATCACGGCTCCTCAGCTCCAGGTTCTCCCTATCCCCTCACGCCCCCTGCTCGTAAGCGCCTGCGACCAGAATTCGACCACTAACGCGCGAATCCGCTCTCCTCCCGCCAGAGCGCGCTGGCCGTGGGCAACCTCGACTTCCCCCTCTCCGTCGTGCAGCAGATGATCAGGTGGTTCTCCTCCTCTGGCCGCCGGGGCTTTCGCCTTGCGCGCTCTGCCTAATTTATCTGATGACTCGAGCTCATTTGGGGATTGGAAGGGTCAATGATGATATCTGTACTGTATGTGCAGGATGTACGACTTTGATCGGAACGGCACCATGAGCTTCGAAGGTTAGCCGCTCCTATTCTGCATGAAAGTTGACCATTGACTCCATGCCGATGCCGTGATCACTTGGAAAGATGATTTGATTTTGACCTCGCTTGCTGTATCCCTTTGTATTTTGCAGAGTTCTTGGCTCTTAACAAGTTCCTTCAGAAGGTATGTGGGGTCTCTGTTTCGATCTGTCATTTGTCTTTCCTTTTAAAAAAACCGATAGTCTTGTGGCCGTGGTATTTGAAGTTTGTAAAAAACTGGATTGTTAAGTAAATTGGCCCGGTACTCTGTACTGAAGTTACACTATATGGTATGGTGCGCTACACTACATTTCGGAGGAGTGAGCTTCATTGTAATGCATTCTTAATAATTCCATGCTTCCTGTTTGACTTGATTGTTTATATGCCCTACTCCTTTTCAATTTGCAGGTGCAGACTGTTTTCTCCTCCCTAGAAAGGTATCCTGTTTCATGAGTTTTCAGCCATGTGCGACATTCCTAAATTGTTCAAGTGCCACTCTAAACTTTGTTACAGTTTGTATTTTTCTTGAGTTTAGGTGTTCAGTGTGTTTGTGCGTGTGTTTTGAGAAATCATTCTTGTCTACTTTTCTTATCCTCTCCTTAATTCCAGGGGCCGTGGATTTCTCAGCCTTGAGGATGTGTATGAGGTGATATGTTAATTTCTCTAGTTTTGATATGTACTGTCAACTGTGTCCCATATGAGCAACATTACATGATTTTGTTTTAATTCCCTCCATGTTCTATGCAGGCGTTAATCAAACTCGGTTTCTCTTTGGATTCACCTGCCTTTTACACTGTCTGTGAGGTACTTCACTTTCATTGCTACTGCATGGTTGATCCTAGGATTATTCATGTCTAGCTTTAGAGAGTTCACAGGCTCTGCTAAAAGGCATCATGAGCTTGTGAGGAACTATTGCAGTGATACTGCATTTGAAGGGTGAACCTGTCCAAATTTCAAACTTAAGATGAGGAATTTATTTATCCTAAGCTGTCTTTCTTGCAAATTGGAGCATCTAGGTGTAAAACTAGTGTTCGTCAATCGCCCACCGTTGCTGTTAAGAAAACTAGTGTTGGTCGGTGAAGTACTAAGATGAGTTATTTGACCATGGGTTTTCCTATTTGAGCTTGAAATGGGTCATGCAACTGAGAAAGTGCAGGTGGAAACTGAAGTCAACAACGAATATAAAATGAAGAATATGC is a genomic window containing:
- the LOC123093606 gene encoding poly(A) polymerase I isoform X1 gives rise to the protein MTAVRRCTDLSSLPSPAPLLSRLSSAASRLLQIRKYGSRKEDGGGLRKGRSSSASRPGFIDPSSWKHFDSRTVGIPVGAIPRNCMAVLQMLKRKGFEAYLVGGCVRDLLLKRAPKDFDVITTASLKEIKKHVFPRCFIVGKRFPICLVRWRGSLFEVSSFKTNTTQVKGNENVNCSEETDGHDEVDILRWKDSLRRDFTVNSLFFNPFNHRVYDYVNGVKDLRKNKVCTVIPAHVSFKEDPARILRGLRVAARLGFQFSSETSTAIRDLSPSIINIDKTRLAMEMKYMLSYGAAESSIRLLRKYGLLDILLPFQAAYLSDQLKGKSSDRGLMLMNLLANLDKFFSADRPCHCSLWLALLAFHNALINSPQDAQVIKAFAALMHFGTWDSAIEFLNEDVGAPVTYVPEAFGPSGAKVDNLMERTSHLASLVKSSVDTLTCLNTLKQSVVRYPGASQFSGLVFVSVREKGRVLGIFNGLDSDLTSYDERRGMHGIDYKLLEDGVTAEVRFVLGKVIMDTMSAESPCASTDDAAALPRPAADVTDANHCLLSTLFHSGESD
- the LOC123093606 gene encoding poly(A) polymerase I isoform X2, translated to MTAVRRCTDLSSLPSPAPLLSRLSSAASRLLQIRKYGSRKEDGGGLRKGRSSSASRPGFIDPSSWKHFDSRTVGIPVGAIPRNCMAVLQMLKRKGFEAYLVGGCVRDLLLKRAPKDFDVITTASLKEIKKHVFPRCFIVGKRFPICLVRWRGSLFEVSSFKTNTTQVKGNENVNCSEETDGHDEVDILRWKDSLRRDFTVNSLFFNPFNHRVYDYVNGVKDLRKNKVCTVIPAHVSFKEDPARILRGLRVAARLGFQFSSETSTAIRDLSPSIINIDKTRLAMEMKYMLSYGAAESSIRLLRKYGLLDILLPFQAAYLSDQLKGKSSDRGLMLMNLLANLDKFFSADRPCHCSLW
- the LOC123093607 gene encoding sorcin isoform X2 is translated as MENAVVLREWFDRVDAAGTGNITAPQLQSALAVGNLDFPLSVVQQMIRMYDFDRNGTMSFEEFLALNKFLQKVQTVFSSLERGRGFLSLEDVYEALIKLGFSLDSPAFYTVCESFDKSKKGMVRLDEFISICIFVQSARNLFSSFDTTKQGKVTLDFNQFVYCTANCRI
- the LOC123093607 gene encoding sorcin isoform X1; protein product: MENAVVLREWFDRVDAAGTGNITAPQLQSALAVGNLDFPLSVVQQMIRMYDFDRNGTMSFEEFLALNKFLQKVQTVFSSLERGRGFLSLEDVYEALIKLGFSLDSPAFYTVCESFDKSKKGMVRLDEFISICIFVQSARNLFSSFDTTKQGKVTLDFNQFVYCSAEAEYI